In Arthrobacter sp. Marseille-P9274, the sequence CTGGCCGGCGAACTGGGATCGGGGATTATCACCGGCGGGCTCGCCGAGCCCGCGCTGGGAGACATCGTCGTGCTCGCCTTGTACTACGGGCCCGCCCAGGAGGTCGTCACGAGGCTCCGCGGCTCCCTGACCGGCAAGACCGTGGTGGATATCAGCAATCCGATCGACGTGGAAACCTTCGATTCCCTCGTGGTCGGACCGGACACCTCGGCCACCGAAGAGCTGGCAAAGCTGGCGCCGGAGGCCCGCTTCGTCAAGGCCTTCAATACGACCTTCGCCGGACCGCTGTCAGAGGGCTCGGTCGACGGCAAGCCGCTGGACGTCTTCATTGCCTCGGATTCGGAGGAAGCGCGGAAGCAGGTCGCGGACTTCGTGAGCGCCGCAGGCCTGCGGCCTCTTGAGGTCGGCGCCCTCCGCCATGCCCGGGAGCTTGAGGGCTTCCAGCTGCTGCTCATGGCCCTGCAGGCCAACCCCGCCTACGAGTCCTTCAATTGGGGCACGGGGCTGAAGATCCTCGACTGACACTCTTCGCGGCAGCGCGGTCCGATGTTGGACGTTCACCGCGTCCGGCGTTGGAACAGGCGCAGCGCCCAGTACACGGAGGCGCCCATCAGCAGGAAGCCGACGATCCCCACGATGACCAGCTGAGCGGCGATCCCGCCGATCAGCAGCACAAGGCCCGCAATCCAGGCCAGGGCGGCCAGCAGCCCGCGGGATTGCCGGGGCCACAGAGAACCGGACTCCAATTCCCGAGCGAGTCTGGGATCCTCCGCGGCCAGCTCTTCCTCCAGCTCCCGTAGCTGTTTCCGTTCTTCATCCGACAGTGGCATCGCACGGTCCCTTCCGCCAGCCGAGCAGCGCTCTAAGAGGTCTGCCGCCCGGGCCAGTTCCTGGAAGAGCAGGCCCCGGTAGAGCCATGATGCTCCTCTAACGCAAGAGACGCCAGCGTTGGAAAGCGGGCATCGGTGTCAGTGGTCCGGCTCCCATGCCCGCCCGGCCCCGCCGTCCGACCCCGGCGTATGATCGACGTCAAAGCGAGGAGCAGCGATGCCGATCGATAACGAGCTGTACGACCGTCTGGGCGGAT encodes:
- a CDS encoding NADPH-dependent F420 reductase, which produces MTDITIIGTGNMGRAIATRAAAAGRSLQILNRTPEKAAQLAGELGSGIITGGLAEPALGDIVVLALYYGPAQEVVTRLRGSLTGKTVVDISNPIDVETFDSLVVGPDTSATEELAKLAPEARFVKAFNTTFAGPLSEGSVDGKPLDVFIASDSEEARKQVADFVSAAGLRPLEVGALRHARELEGFQLLLMALQANPAYESFNWGTGLKILD
- a CDS encoding DUF3040 domain-containing protein gives rise to the protein MPLSDEERKQLRELEEELAAEDPRLARELESGSLWPRQSRGLLAALAWIAGLVLLIGGIAAQLVIVGIVGFLLMGASVYWALRLFQRRTR